In Caldicoprobacter guelmensis, the sequence CTTTAAGATTTTATTTGGTTCACCTGTTTTTGGGAATGTTTTAATGAACACTGTTATTATAAGTAGTATGAAGTTAATATTTTGTTTCCCAGTACCTATAATACTTGCTTTATTAGTTAGTGAGGTAAGAAATTCTCTATTTAGAAAGTGTGTACAATCAGTGATATATTTACCGCATTTTCTATCATGGGTAGTTATTGCTGGAATATGGATAAATATGTTATCTCCCAATGGCGGTATTGTTAATCACATAAGAAATTTATTTGGATTGCCATCCATAGATTTTATGACAAGTAAACAGCATATAAGGTGGGTTCTGGTATTTTCAGAAATATGGCGAAGTGCTGGATGGGATTCTATTATATACTTAGCTGCTATAATGAGAATAAGTTTTTCGTTATATGAAGCAGCTTATATTGATGGTGCTTCCAAATTTCAACAGATGTTTTATATAACATTACCTGAATTAAAAAGTACTATTATTACAGTATTTATTTTGAATCTTGGGTATTTTATGAATGCTGGTTTTGATCAGGTTTATAATTTTATGAACGATTCTGTAATAAGTGTAATTGATATATTGGATACTTATGTATATAGGGTAGGAATGGTTAATGTACAATATTCATACGCAACAGCTGCAAGCTTTTTTAAAGGAATAGTAGGTTGTGTATTAATTTTTATTACCCATATCCTGTCAAAAAAGTTGACAGGCAAGGGTTTATGGTAAGGTGGTGTCATTGTAATGAATAAAGATAAGTTGTTTCATATCGTAATATATATATTGCTTTTTTTGATTGCAATGACAATGATTATTCCTTTGTTGAATATAGTAGCATTATCATTAACGAAACCGGAAGGTGCTTTGGAATTCAAGGGATGGGAAATAATTCCCAAAGGATTTTCTTTAATTAACTATAAAGTTATTCTTTCAAATGTTATGGTATTGAAAAGTATATTTAATTCTTTATTTATTACAGGTATGGGTACGTTAATAAACATATTAATGACAACCATGGCAGCATATGCTCTTACCCGACCTTCCTTAATTGGTAAACGGTTTTTTATGACTTTATTAATTATTGTAATGGTTTTTGAACCTGGATTAATACCTGAATATTTAGTAATAAAGAAGATAGGTCTTATTGACAATTATTGGTCTGTGATTTTATATAAAGCCGTAAATGTTTATTATCTTATCATTATTATGAGGTTCTTTGATGAAATACCAAAATCATTAATTGAGGCTGCTGAAATTGATGGAGCAGGACATATGAGAATACTTTTTAAAGTGGTTTTACCTGTGGCTAAGGCAGCTATAGCTACTATTGGTTTGTTTTATGCTGTTTATCATTGGAATGAATATTTTCGAGCATCAATTTATCTTAATAGCCAAAGTAAATGGCCACTGCAGGTAGTGTTAAGGCAGTTTGTGGTTTTAGATGATACTACAAGTATGATAGGAGTAAACAATCTATTATCATACAGTGATATAGCACGATTAAATTATAAAGCTCTACAGGCCACAACAATTATTATTGCAGTTATACCAATTTTACTTCTTTATCCTTTAATTCTAAAGTATTATACTAAGGGTACCCTGGAAGGAGGAGTTAAAGATTAAAGATAAGAATAGAAGATTTGAAAAGACATTTATCAAGGGGGGAGGGGTACAATTAGAAATGTAAAATTAACATTGTGTTATTGATTATTAACATTATGTAGATGAAATTTTTTAATTTAAATTTCGAATGAAAGGAGAGAATGTGTATGATGAAAAAGTTTTTAGTATCATTGTTAATCTTAGTGTTAATATTTTCTGTTGTGGGATGTAAGGGGAGTAACAATACTGCTAAAAGCACTACAGATAGTGTTAAAGATACTGGAAATACCAATAGCAATAATAACAATACAGAAAATGGTAATGCAGGTTCAAAAGAACCAGTAAAGTTAAGAATTGTAATGAAAGATGCAGATCCTTCTGATCCTGTGGCGGTAAAATTTTTTGAAAATCTCGAAAAAGCTCTTGCGGAAGAAGGATTTAATTATAAGTTTGAATTAGTACAGATGCCTGCAGGTAATTATGCAGAAAAGTTAAATTTGATGCTTCTTAGTGGAAATGTACCTGATATTATATATTTTCAAGGAGGAGATAAACAAATTGCAGATCAAGGTTTACTAGAAAATTTACTACCTTATGTGGAAAACTCTAAATATATAAAGAGAATACTTTATCCGCATAATATAAAGCGCTTGCAAAATTATCCTTATTTACTATGGATAAAACCTGTCAGTTCAAAAGTACCAGTAGTAAGAAGTGATTGGTTTGAAAAAATGGAATCTTCGAAACAACTGATGGATAATCCTACTATAGACAATTATTATACTTTTTTACGTGAACTTAAAGAAAAAGATTTTGATGGGAAAGGTAATCCAGTTTATGGTGTGACAGTAGCTGGAAACATAATTGAATTGGATGAAGTGTTTGACCAAGCTTTTGGGAATACAGCCACATGGATAAAGGATAACTCAGGGAAGTATATTTATAAACGTGTATCACAGAATGAAAAGGAAAAACTGGCTTTTTATAGGAAGTTATACGAGGAAAAAATATTGGATCCTGAATATTTAACTAAACAGTGGGATACAAAAGAGCAAGCTTTTTATAGTAATACAGTGGGTATGATTATAGGTACTGCAGGGAAAGTTATAGATATTTATGAGGGCAAGATGAAAAAAGCTAATGGTGATAATGTGAGTCTTGTAGTTCTACCGCCAGCAAAAGGTAAGGCACAAGGATATTTACCTATTGATGTGAATAAAGAAACCAGAGGATTTGCTATATCAGCTTTATCAAAGTATAAAAATGAAGCATTTCAAGTGTTTGAATTTTTAGCTACCCCTAAAGGTCAGTTGCTTGATAGATTGGGATTTGAAAATGAACATTACATTATAAAAGATAATAAGATTTATTTAACTGAAAAGTCACAGGAGTGGTTTTCAAGATTTTGGGAACCGTTGGAGTTAAACGTAGGTATGGAAGTGGCTACTCCTCTATTAAGTAAGCCTGCTGAAGAATCGCTAAATTTGGCAAACAAGTATTATACGGAAGATGTAAATTTCTTAATTCCGGCAGATTTTACTGCTAAGTGGGACGCTATGGAAAACTTGTATAAAGAATTTTCTGCAGATATAATTACGGGTAAACGTTCGATAGATGACTTCGATGCGTTTGTTCAGGAATGGTATAAAGCTGGCGGGAATGAAGTTACTCAGTATGCCAATGAGGTATTGAAGTAATATATATGGAGGTTTGTCAATGATAAAATTTAAGGATCGTGTAAGAGGTGTAGTTTTAGGTATAGCTTATGGGGATGCTCTAGGTGCACCGGTAGAAAAATTATCTTAT encodes:
- a CDS encoding carbohydrate ABC transporter permease produces the protein MNKDKLFHIVIYILLFLIAMTMIIPLLNIVALSLTKPEGALEFKGWEIIPKGFSLINYKVILSNVMVLKSIFNSLFITGMGTLINILMTTMAAYALTRPSLIGKRFFMTLLIIVMVFEPGLIPEYLVIKKIGLIDNYWSVILYKAVNVYYLIIIMRFFDEIPKSLIEAAEIDGAGHMRILFKVVLPVAKAAIATIGLFYAVYHWNEYFRASIYLNSQSKWPLQVVLRQFVVLDDTTSMIGVNNLLSYSDIARLNYKALQATTIIIAVIPILLLYPLILKYYTKGTLEGGVKD
- a CDS encoding ABC transporter permease, which encodes MIQSFKRLSKDKILYLMLMPAFVYFIVYHFWPMLGMTLAFQDYRVIGNNVWVGLKYFKILFGSPVFGNVLMNTVIISSMKLIFCFPVPIILALLVSEVRNSLFRKCVQSVIYLPHFLSWVVIAGIWINMLSPNGGIVNHIRNLFGLPSIDFMTSKQHIRWVLVFSEIWRSAGWDSIIYLAAIMRISFSLYEAAYIDGASKFQQMFYITLPELKSTIITVFILNLGYFMNAGFDQVYNFMNDSVISVIDILDTYVYRVGMVNVQYSYATAASFFKGIVGCVLIFITHILSKKLTGKGLW
- a CDS encoding extracellular solute-binding protein; the encoded protein is MMKKFLVSLLILVLIFSVVGCKGSNNTAKSTTDSVKDTGNTNSNNNNTENGNAGSKEPVKLRIVMKDADPSDPVAVKFFENLEKALAEEGFNYKFELVQMPAGNYAEKLNLMLLSGNVPDIIYFQGGDKQIADQGLLENLLPYVENSKYIKRILYPHNIKRLQNYPYLLWIKPVSSKVPVVRSDWFEKMESSKQLMDNPTIDNYYTFLRELKEKDFDGKGNPVYGVTVAGNIIELDEVFDQAFGNTATWIKDNSGKYIYKRVSQNEKEKLAFYRKLYEEKILDPEYLTKQWDTKEQAFYSNTVGMIIGTAGKVIDIYEGKMKKANGDNVSLVVLPPAKGKAQGYLPIDVNKETRGFAISALSKYKNEAFQVFEFLATPKGQLLDRLGFENEHYIIKDNKIYLTEKSQEWFSRFWEPLELNVGMEVATPLLSKPAEESLNLANKYYTEDVNFLIPADFTAKWDAMENLYKEFSADIITGKRSIDDFDAFVQEWYKAGGNEVTQYANEVLK